Proteins from a single region of Haloplanus sp. GDY1:
- a CDS encoding YlbF family regulator gives MSTTTTHLEELGTELGEAIAETPAYERFEEAKEAVENDPDAQERIAEVERLRDEFVAARESGQATQEHVQKLQRAQNDLHSMPVMEEYLNAQEALQSQLEDVNRAISEPLAVDFGGEAGGCCHD, from the coding sequence ATGAGTACGACGACGACCCACCTGGAGGAACTGGGGACGGAACTCGGCGAGGCCATCGCGGAGACGCCGGCCTACGAGCGGTTCGAGGAGGCGAAGGAAGCCGTCGAGAACGACCCCGACGCCCAGGAGCGGATCGCCGAGGTCGAACGCCTCCGAGACGAGTTCGTCGCGGCCCGCGAGTCCGGGCAGGCGACGCAGGAACACGTCCAGAAACTCCAGCGGGCACAGAACGACCTCCACTCCATGCCGGTGATGGAGGAGTACCTGAACGCCCAGGAGGCGCTCCAGAGCCAACTGGAGGACGTCAACCGCGCCATCTCGGAGCCGCTTGCCGTCGACTTCGGCGGCGAGGCCGGCGGCTGCTGTCACGACTAG
- a CDS encoding MinD/ParA family ATP-binding protein: MLAIAGGKGGVGKTTTALGLAAALDPPVVAADADPDMPNLHALAGVDRDPTLAALDDRGVGVAQSAPEASGVGVLPAPHVGEAGAEPDAIARTLDRLAAADRPAVVDCPGGAGPDAAAPLRAADAALLVTTLCAPALRDAAKTAAMARTLGTPVCGVVLTRTRSAPDAVTDLLDCPVAASVPRADPPVLDDEAVRSAYRRLATALGEDLLASHT; this comes from the coding sequence ATGCTCGCCATCGCCGGAGGCAAGGGTGGGGTCGGGAAGACGACGACGGCGCTCGGACTGGCCGCGGCGCTCGATCCGCCGGTCGTCGCGGCCGACGCCGACCCGGACATGCCGAACCTGCACGCCCTCGCGGGCGTCGACCGCGACCCGACCCTCGCCGCCCTCGACGACCGCGGCGTCGGCGTCGCCCAGTCCGCCCCCGAGGCGTCCGGCGTGGGCGTCCTCCCCGCGCCCCACGTCGGCGAGGCCGGTGCCGAACCGGACGCGATCGCCCGCACGCTCGACAGGCTGGCCGCCGCCGACCGCCCGGCGGTCGTGGACTGCCCGGGCGGTGCCGGCCCGGACGCCGCCGCTCCGCTTCGCGCGGCCGACGCGGCGCTCCTCGTCACGACGCTGTGTGCGCCGGCGCTCCGCGACGCGGCCAAGACCGCTGCGATGGCCCGCACCCTCGGAACGCCCGTGTGTGGCGTCGTGTTGACCCGCACCCGGTCGGCACCCGACGCGGTGACGGACCTTCTCGACTGTCCGGTGGCGGCGTCGGTCCCCCGTGCCGACCCGCCGGTCCTCGACGACGAGGCCGTTCGGAGCGCCTACCGGCGTCTCGCAACCGCCCTGGGAGAAGACCTATTAGCGTCCCACACGTGA